The genomic window CTGGTCGGGACGATCCAGGGCGAAGGGGTAGGAGGAGAGGAAGGTGGCCACCGGGATCTTGCCGGGCCAGTAAACGTCGAAGCAGTGCATCGAGTCGAACACACCGGATTTAACCGCATCGAACATCTCGAAGGTTCCGACGAGGGCGCCAGCGGGCAGACATTCGATCAGCAGCTTGCCCTCCGTAACCGCGGCAACCTTCTTGCCGAAATCCTGAAATTTCACGTACCCCACGGTGCCCGCATCCCATGCTGTCTGCATCTTCAGTTTTATCGGCGCCGCAGCGGAAAGACGCATTACGCCCGGAAATCCCATAACGCCTGCAGCGCCTCCGGCCACAACGGCCGCCGTCTTCAAAAAGTTACGACGAGATTCCTTACCCGCGCCCTTTGCCTGTTCCGCTTTCTTCTCTTTTTTGACTTCGCTCATAATTCTCCTCCTTCTTTTGTTATGCTGCAATTCCCTTCCGGGATGAAACCCGGAACTCCCTGTACATCACTGCATTTTGAAGTTTAAAAGTAGGTTAACCGTTCGTTCCGCGTTCCGCTTACTACTATCAGTCACGAGCTACGTCAAGCCTTCGATTGACCGGACGTTAAAAATAAATGACCTCATTTAAAAATCATTGCAGAGCCTTCTGCAAGAGCTGCACCGTATGGACCACCTTGATCGCCGGATCGAGATGGTTGGAAATGGTCAGGCTGCACCCCGGACAGCCGGTCGCGCAAAACTGCGCCTTGGTCGCCTCGATGTTGTCCGTCTTGCGCTTCGTGATCTTCGCCGAAATCTCCGGATAGTCGATCTGAAAAGAGCCGCCTCCGCCACAACAGTCAATCGCGCCGTTCATTTCCACGAATTCCACGCCCGGGATCGACTTCAGCAGATTCCGCGGCTGCGCAATCACCTTCTGTCCTTTCGCCAGATGGCAGGGATCGTGATAGGTAACCCTGATCTTCTCGCCGGCCGGCTTCATCGCCGGGAGCCATTCCTTGTGGGAATCGATGAACAAGCTGACGTCCTGAACCTTTGCCGAAAGCAGCGCTGCGGCCTTCAGCTCCTGGTCAGTCACGTCCTCGCCCAGATCCTGCAGCTCCTTCAAAATAGGATAGTACTCGTTTTTCAGCGATGCGCTGCAGGTAGCGCAGTCGATGATGACCGCATCGACATCCTCCCGCGCGAAGAGGCGCAGATTTTCCCGGATTACCTCGATTGAGGCCTTCCGCTCTCCCGAAAAGAATACCGGCAGTCCACAGCACCCCTGGTCGCTCGGGATGATCACCTCTACGCCCATCTTGCTAAGGACATCGACCACCGCCAGGCCGACGTCGCCGTAGAGGTATTTGGTGGCGCAGCCGTGGAAATAAAGCACCCGGGCATTGGTCTTCCCCTGCTTGGACTGAACCACCTCCGGGACCATCTCGTTGAAGGGCTTTTCGTTCAGTTGCGGAACCCGCTCGACGGAAAGGGCGCCGGCGCTTAGCTTCGACTCAATCCATGCTCCCCCGAAATTGCGCCGCGCCCACTCCCCGAATGTAACAGAGGCCGACATTAACCAGCGGCTGGAAAGAACCCTGAACATGGACCGTTTGCGCCAGTCGGCGCCGTATTTCTGCAGTGCGCGCCAGCGAACCCCCGAAAAAAGGCTCACCTGATTGACGCCGCTTGGGCAATTGGCGACGCAGGAACCGCACAGCAGGCAGGTTGACAAAAACGTCTTCTTAACCTCCTCCGTCAGGCTCAGATCGTTTTCCAGCATTTTCTTTGTAATCTGCACCTTGCCGCGGGGACTGGCATGTTCCATGCAGATTTCCCGATAAACAGGACAGTGGGCCGAGCATAACCCACACTTTATGCAATGATAGACGTTCTCCGCCGTATCGTTGCCGAGCAATGCCTTATGTTCCATAATAAGCGTTTACCTCTCTTTCCTGCTTTTTCATATTCCGCCGACATACCGGCCCGGGTTGATGATGCCGGTCGGGTCGAATTTCTCCTTGAGTCCCCTTGCCAGGCCGACATCAGCGCCAATCTTTCCCCAGACGGAGACATTTTCCTTAATAAAGCGCGGAGCTTTTTCCACAACGAGATTCCCGTCGTTTTTCACCGCCGCCTCGGTCATCTCCTCGATTAGCGTAACGATCGCCTCCTTTTTCGCCCCCGCATCCCGGCCGGTCAGAATCGCCGTGGTAAGGATTCCGCTTCCGGCATGGCACGCCAGGGCGCATTCGAACCCCGCTTTTTGCGCAACCTTTTCCGCGGCTGCCATCATTTCCGTCCCTCGGGAAATGACAAAATTCGACTTGAGCACAACCAGGTCGGGATGGTTCTTCGTCAATTCATCCGTAAAATCACCATACGCAATCCAGAAATCCCGATGCCCGTCACCTTTGAGGGAGATCGTTCCCTGCGCCCCTGCCTTGAGGCCCATTTCCGTCATATCGGCGATTTGCCGCTCCACCGCCTCGACGATCCCTTCGAGCCCGACAGCGATGATGTAATCGCCAGAAAGCGGAATCATCTTCCGGCACGCGGCGACTGTTGCGGGGGTCATGAGTTCCAGCGCCGCTGGGTAGTAGAACGACGGGAACACCTTGTGGAAAAACGCATCGGCATCCTTCAGGCTTGCAAAAGCAAGAAAAAGGGTTGCCGCCGACTCCGGCTTCAAATAAATCCGGAAGGTCGTCCGGCAGATCAACCCCAGCGATCCCAGGGAACCGATCATCAGCTTGGTCAGGTCGTAACTGGCGACGTTTTTCATCACCTTGCCGCCGGCATGGACAATATCCCCGTTGGCGAGCACCGCAGTATTGCCCAGGATGATGTCGCGCAATCCCCCGTAGAGAAGCCGCCTGGGCCCGTTGGAGTTAGTTGCGACAACCCCACCGATCGTCGCCCCCTGGGAATGGGGCGGATCAAGCGGCAAGAAATAGCCCTCTCCTTCCGCACTCAATTTTGCCTGCACCTCTGACACTTTAGCACCGCACTCCACTTCGATGGTAAGATTGGCAATATCGTAATCAGCGTAGCCGCTCAGTCTCTTTGTTAAGAGGAGCACATCGGCCCTTTTCGGAATGCCGCCCAGCGACATCTTCGTGCCGCCTCCCGTGGGAAGCACTGCCAGACCAAGCCCGTGGGCGGCGGCCATGACCTTTGATGCTTCAGCAATTGTTCCGGGAGAAACGATCAACCCGGGGGCAACGCCATCCACCGCCAGGGCCTTCAGTTTGTCCTGATCGGCGGCAACATTGGCGTCTCCGACAATCTCACGGAAAACATCAACATGATTATCAGTTCTCGGCATATGCAATCTCCTTTGCTCCGCAGGCTTCACTTGCCATCAGATTCAGCTTGCCGGGGTTCAGGATGCCTTCAGGATCAAAGGTCATCTTGACATTCTCCAACGCGGCGAGATCCTCGGAACAGAACTGAAGATTCAGGGCCGCCAGTTTTTCCACCCCGACGCCATGCTCGCCGGTAATCGTTCCCCCCATTTCGACGCATAACTGCATGATCTCAAAGGCAGCTTTGTGCACCCGGGCCAGTTCATCCTTGTCCCTTTCATCAAACAGGATAAGCGGATGCAGATTACCGTCGCCGGCATGGAACACATTGGCTATCTGGACATCGTACTTTTTGCCAATCTCGCCGACGCGCCGGAGCGTTTCGGGAAGTTTTGTCCGGGGAACAGTGCCGTCGTTGACAAGATAGTTCGGCCGCAGCCGGCCCGTAGCGCCGAAGGCCCCCTTGCGCGCCATCCAGAGCTGATCGCGCTCCGCGTTGGTTTTCGCCAGCTTCACATCGCGGACATTATTGGCCTTGCAAATAGCGACGACCTGTTCAGCAAGCCTGCCCAACCCATCCTGCAAACCGTCGAGCTCGATCAGCAACATCGCCGCCGCATCAATCGGCAGTCCTATCTTGTAGAAGGACTCGACGGCGTTTATAGCCACATTATCCATCATCTCCAGCGTCGCCGGCACCATTCCCGCCTTGACGATCCCGGACACCGTATTGGCGCCGTCTTCAACGGTATTGAAAATAGCGAGCAGCGTTTTTACCGCTTCGTTTTTCGGCATGATGCGCAGAATGATTTTGGTTGCAATCGCCAGCGTGCCCTCGGAGCCCGTTATCAGACCGATCAGATCGAACCCGGGATTGTCGAGTGCTTTTCCGCCGAGCTTGATTATCTGGCCATCGGCCAGCACCACCTCGGCGCCAAGCACGTGGTTGCTGGTAACGCCGTATTTGAAACAGAGCGGCCCGCCGGAATTTTCCGCCAGATTGCCACCGATTGTCGTAGCCTTTTCACTCGCCGGATCCGGCTGATAGAGATAACCGAGTTTCGCCACCGCGTTTTTGATATCAAGCGTAATTGCCCCCGGTTCAACAACAACCCGCTGATTTTCGAGATCAATTTCCAGTATCCGGTTCATCCTGGTCATCAGCATCACGATGCCGCCCTTGCTCGGAACCGGACCACCGCTAAGCGACGTGCCGGAACCGCGGGCAATCAGCAGAATTTCATTTTGATGGGCAAACTGCGCAACCTGGGAAACCTCTGCCGCCGACTCCGGAATAACTACAAAGTCGGGCTTCCCCTTGATCAGGGAGGCATCATAGCCGTATATCTGCAGCTCCATTTCCGATGTCAGCACATCGTCTTTTCCGACTATTTTTTCCAGTTCGGTAATAATTTTTTCTTTTTCCATGACGATCCCTCACAAGCCCACTTCAGACAGGCGATCCCTGAAACCCGAATCCGCTGTGCGAGAGCTTTGAAAATCTATACCCTTTTGTCATTCCCGCGCAGGCGGGAATCTATAAGTTCCCGAAAAGACCAGATTCCCGTTTTCACGGGAATGACAATTAACAACATTTCGGGAGAAATTCAAAGCTCTCTGTGCAGCAATCAGCGACATATGAACATAAATTCCCAGATTAAATCTAAAAAAGGCGAAGCAATCAGTGAAAACAGAAGATCGCTTCGCCCTTTATTACTACGCGGCCCTACCCCACTGGTTAAAGCGGGAATACAGCCTTATGCCTGATTTTTTAAGGATAGCCGCAAAAATCACTCTTATGCCCTCATTGTTACTTCTTACGCATTGCTTCCAGCTCGGAAATCTCTTTCATCGTCGCCAGGATCTGCCGGGCATTATCATAAACCGGCGTATCGACCATCTTGCCGTTGAAGGAAACAGCGGCGGCGCCCTTGGCAAGGCCCTCTTCCTCGAACACCTTCACAACGCCGGTTGCCCAGACGACATCATCAGCGGAAGGCATGTAAAGCTTGTGGGAAGGCTCAATCTGGCTGGGATGGATCAGCATTCTTCCTTCATAACCCATCTGCCGGCCTTCGAGAACGCTCTTTTCAAACGCCTCCATATTCTTGAAATCGACAAACGGGCAGTCAATCGCAACACAACCGGCGGCGCGGGCGGCAACGGCGGTAAAATAACGGCCATAAAGCTGCTCTGTGCCCTCGGATGTGAGTTTTACCCGCATATCCTTCGTATAATCCACCGCCCCGAAGATCAGAGAGTTAACCCGTTTGCTGGCAACAGCGGAGTGGTAGGCATGGATCATCCCCTTGGCCGTCTCGATCAAAAGCTGAATCGCGACGGTTCCAACCGGAATGCCGCGGCGTCTTTCGAGCTCCTCAAGTTTCCAGTCTAAACGCTTCACGTTGTCCGGCTCCCCTGTCTTCGCCAGGCAGACGCCGGCAAGCCCCTCATGAACAACCGCTTCGAGATCGTCGTTGGTCATCAGGGTTTCCCAGTTGTTGATCCGGACATACACCTTGGAGCCGCCGGTTCCGGCAAATTTCAGATTCTCTTTGACCACCTCGCGCGCCCGCACCTTTTCGGCGGGGGGAACGGAATCCTCCAGATCGAGGGTAACAATGTCCGCGCCCGTCTCCGGCGCCTTGCCTACCATCTTTTCGTTGTTGCCGGGGATATAAAATACCGATCTCATTACTGTCATAATAATTGCTCCTTTCGTTTATAAGTTGTTTATCTCAGTTTTCCCTGTTGCTTGAGTTCTTTGAGCCGCTGGGGAATTTCATTGGGGTTATCCACAACGATAATTCCCGCTTCTTTAAGTCTGGTAATCTTGTCCTGGGTGGAACCGCTTCCCCGCTCGACGATCGCGCTGGCGTGGGAAAATTTCATCCCGGCGGGCGCCCAGGCCCCGGAAACGTAAATAATAATCGGTTTGGTGAACTTTCCGGAACGGACCAGCTCCGCCGCTTCCTCTTCGTGATGGCCCCCCATCTCCCCGAAGATCGCCATCGCATCCGTGTCCGGGTCCTCCTGGAAAAGTGGCAGCACATCGGCAAACGACATCCCGGTCACCGGTTCCGTGCCGACATGGATGACGGTGCTGACGCCGAATCCTGCCTGGTGGATTACATAGGGAAGCGTTCCCGATTGCCCGCCGCTCCGGGAGATGACGCCTACGTGGCCGGGAACGAAATGCTGCGTCGCAAATTCGACAGATCCCCCCAGCCAGCCCAGGGCGCCAACCCCAGGAGAATTTACCCCGATCGAGCCGGGGCCAAGGAGCATCGCCCCTTTTTGCTTCCCATAGGCGACCATCTCGAGGATATCGTACAGCGGCACGCGCTCCACCGGCATGACGATCCACTTGATATCCGAATCGAGGGCCTCGAAGACGGCATCCTTCAAACCCGTCCCCGGAATAAAGGTGACCGATACATCGAAAAGGCCATGATTTTTGACCGCATCCTTCACCGTATTGTAAACGGGGATTCCATCAACTTCCTCGCCGCCGCGACCGGGGGTAACGCCGGCAACGACGTTCGTCCCCATATTCTTCATGAATCGGGCGCGCATCGACCCTTCCCGGCCGGTGATCCCCTGAACTACCACCTTTGTTGTTTTTGTAAGCAGGATAGCCATATTTTCACCACCTTCCTGGATTTAAGATATTCCCATCTTGAGCCGGTACTCTTCCAACCCCGGCGTCGGCGCCTCGATAGTTAAAGCACCGTTACCCCTGACTCTGCACTCATATTCACAAGCCAAACACTCCGTTCCCAGACGCAGGGCGTCGCCCTTGACAGACGGAATTCCGGCGTCCGTCAGAACCAGAATTCCCCGCGCATAGGTTTTGCATGCCGCGATACACGCCTTCGTCGCGCAATCCCGACACTTGACTTCATCAATAATGATTTTTATTGTTTTTTCCTGAAATTCCATGGGCGGCCTCCTTTACCCTTTTTGTTCCTTCTTGTATTCCAGAACCATTTCCTTCATCTCCGCGGCAAGCCCGACGGTGTCATAGACGCGCTCCCCGCCGTAGATGCGGATTCGCGCCTTCAGGTCCTTCGTCCCCTCGCGCAGGATCTCCAGCGACTCCTTTTCCTTGTTTCCCGCCAGCAGCAGAATAACCGGGAAACCGGGACGTTTGGGAAGCTCCTCACGCAGAGCCTTGACTACCCCGTGGGCGTGATGCCACTGCTCCTGATTGGCCGCCATGAAGCCGCCCAGCATATATCCGTCAATGCCCGGCAGCGAAAAAACCAGCTTCGCCGCGCGATAAACCTTCGATGCGGGCGGATTTCCGCTGGTATCGGCAAAATCCGCAACCTTCAAGCCCTGCCGGTTTAGTCCATCAACTCCCAGCATCGCGCCGCCGCCGCCCATCCCGTGGTAGCCAATCGTGCCGACCACCTCTTTATCCTTTATTTCATTGTTCATCTCGGCAAAATAGCAGGTGCCCCGCAGGTCGTTTTCCTCTACCCACCAGGCAATCCTGTCCAGTTCGGTAGGGGGCGTGGAGGCCTCGCGGGCGACATCAATGCCCAGCTCGGGATGGCGAATGACTGAGGAATCATCGATCGAAATACGGCAATCACTGGCGAGCACTTTGCCTGCCTTAGTCACCACCATCGGGTTGATTTCAATCAGCCGTGCGCCATAATTCCTGAATGTTTCATAGAGACCCACCATCAGCTTGGCAACCTGCGCAATGTGGGCGCTCGGAACATTCAGCTTATTGGCGAGATTAAGGGCATCGTAGATTCTGAAGCCCCTGATGACATCAACATTCATCAGGGCAATTTTGTCGTGGGGAACCGCCTCGATGTCCATGCCGCCCTCCGTGGAGAACATCACTACCGGACAGCGGGCATCGGCGCTGGCATTGACGATAATCCCCGCATAGTACTCCCGGTCGATGGCGAGCTTTTCCTCGACCAGCACGCTTTCCACATAAAGCCCTTTTATCGTTGCCCCCAATAGCGCAGCGGCAACCTTTTTTGCCTCCGCGGGGGTATCGGCGAATTTAACCCCTCCCGCCTTGCCGCGTCCTCCCGTCCAGATCTGAACCTTGACAACGACGGGTTTCCCAATCTTTTCGGCAATGCTGGCCGCCTCTTCGGGCGTTTTGGCGACATCCCCCTGGGGAATAGGCATTCCTGCCTTTTTAAACAACGCCTTACCCTGATATTCGTGCAGTCGCGCCATACCTAACCTCCTGAATTCAAATAAAAAACAAAAACCGGCATTCCATTAGCTGGGGATGCACTCGCCTACCAACCATTTTCGGAATACCGTAATTGATCAGAACCAGCAACCCGTAAGGTTTATTCCAAACTCGTTAAACCATAGCGTGATGGGAGTACAATACTCTCTTGCTCATAAATGATCAAAAGATAATAAGCAATACAAGTGCCAATTTTCAAAAGACGTCCTGATTTACTTATAAATGATGTCAATTATATGAAAACGAAGTTTAATGTTCATAATATGATTAACAGAAGCGCGTCGCTTCTGCGTTATTTTGAAGAGAGGGCGGCGCGATGGCAGAGATCAGGGGATACACATTTAGTGCGTTATTTACACCATAGTGCTAATATAGCACACGCGGACGGATCAGCGTACCTCCTTTTCTCTCTTTTTTAACTCTTCCCAGATATCGATGAGCTCTCTTGCTGTTTCCTCTTCAGAACCCTCATTATTGATAATAATATCGGCATGGCGCATCTTTTCTTCAATCGCCATCTGAGAGGCGATCCGCTCTTTTGCTTCCTGCAGGCTGTAGCCATTCCGCCGTATCAGCCTCGCTATCTGTTTTTCAGGCGGAAGATAGACGAGCAGGACAAGATCAACCAGTTCCACCATGCCGGATTCAATGAGCAGCGGGATTGCCGACAAGACGATAGCCTCGGGGCTTGCCTGGCGCAGCTCGCGCAACCGCCGCTGCCATGCCTCAAAAACCGCCGGGTGAACCAGTTCGTTTAAGAGCAGCAGTTGGGAGGGATTGGCAAAAACTATTGCCCCCAGCTTCTTGCGATCGATCGTTCGCTCCGCACTCAGCACCCCTTCCCCAAAGTGGTGAACAATCTTCTCCCAGACTTCCCCTTCGGGCGCTTCCACCTCATGGGCCAGTTCGTCCAGATCGATCAACAGCGCCCCTTTTTCAACCAGTATCCGGGCAACCGTTGATTTCCCGCTCGCTATCCCTCCCGTCAGACCTACATTCAGCATACGGCGCCGTTACAAAGTTTTTATATTTCGCTGAAAGATGATGCGCAATCCTTCGATCGTCAGCATGTCATCCACGACCTCGATGCTTCGCGCGACTCCGGCAATCAGCCTTGCCAGCCCCCCGGTCGCCACAACGAGGGGCGCAGAATCAACCTCCGCCCTGATCCTCTCCACAATCCCATCCACGAGGCCTGCGTATCCGTACATGATCCCCGCCTGCATCGCGCTTACGGTATCCTTGGTGACAACAAGGC from Syntrophales bacterium includes these protein-coding regions:
- a CDS encoding (Fe-S)-binding protein, whose protein sequence is MEHKALLGNDTAENVYHCIKCGLCSAHCPVYREICMEHASPRGKVQITKKMLENDLSLTEEVKKTFLSTCLLCGSCVANCPSGVNQVSLFSGVRWRALQKYGADWRKRSMFRVLSSRWLMSASVTFGEWARRNFGGAWIESKLSAGALSVERVPQLNEKPFNEMVPEVVQSKQGKTNARVLYFHGCATKYLYGDVGLAVVDVLSKMGVEVIIPSDQGCCGLPVFFSGERKASIEVIRENLRLFAREDVDAVIIDCATCSASLKNEYYPILKELQDLGEDVTDQELKAAALLSAKVQDVSLFIDSHKEWLPAMKPAGEKIRVTYHDPCHLAKGQKVIAQPRNLLKSIPGVEFVEMNGAIDCCGGGGSFQIDYPEISAKITKRKTDNIEATKAQFCATGCPGCSLTISNHLDPAIKVVHTVQLLQKALQ
- a CDS encoding FAD-binding oxidoreductase; the protein is MPRTDNHVDVFREIVGDANVAADQDKLKALAVDGVAPGLIVSPGTIAEASKVMAAAHGLGLAVLPTGGGTKMSLGGIPKRADVLLLTKRLSGYADYDIANLTIEVECGAKVSEVQAKLSAEGEGYFLPLDPPHSQGATIGGVVATNSNGPRRLLYGGLRDIILGNTAVLANGDIVHAGGKVMKNVASYDLTKLMIGSLGSLGLICRTTFRIYLKPESAATLFLAFASLKDADAFFHKVFPSFYYPAALELMTPATVAACRKMIPLSGDYIIAVGLEGIVEAVERQIADMTEMGLKAGAQGTISLKGDGHRDFWIAYGDFTDELTKNHPDLVVLKSNFVISRGTEMMAAAEKVAQKAGFECALACHAGSGILTTAILTGRDAGAKKEAIVTLIEEMTEAAVKNDGNLVVEKAPRFIKENVSVWGKIGADVGLARGLKEKFDPTGIINPGRYVGGI
- a CDS encoding FAD-binding protein, whose translation is MEKEKIITELEKIVGKDDVLTSEMELQIYGYDASLIKGKPDFVVIPESAAEVSQVAQFAHQNEILLIARGSGTSLSGGPVPSKGGIVMLMTRMNRILEIDLENQRVVVEPGAITLDIKNAVAKLGYLYQPDPASEKATTIGGNLAENSGGPLCFKYGVTSNHVLGAEVVLADGQIIKLGGKALDNPGFDLIGLITGSEGTLAIATKIILRIMPKNEAVKTLLAIFNTVEDGANTVSGIVKAGMVPATLEMMDNVAINAVESFYKIGLPIDAAAMLLIELDGLQDGLGRLAEQVVAICKANNVRDVKLAKTNAERDQLWMARKGAFGATGRLRPNYLVNDGTVPRTKLPETLRRVGEIGKKYDVQIANVFHAGDGNLHPLILFDERDKDELARVHKAAFEIMQLCVEMGGTITGEHGVGVEKLAALNLQFCSEDLAALENVKMTFDPEGILNPGKLNLMASEACGAKEIAYAEN
- a CDS encoding CoA ester lyase; its protein translation is MTVMRSVFYIPGNNEKMVGKAPETGADIVTLDLEDSVPPAEKVRAREVVKENLKFAGTGGSKVYVRINNWETLMTNDDLEAVVHEGLAGVCLAKTGEPDNVKRLDWKLEELERRRGIPVGTVAIQLLIETAKGMIHAYHSAVASKRVNSLIFGAVDYTKDMRVKLTSEGTEQLYGRYFTAVAARAAGCVAIDCPFVDFKNMEAFEKSVLEGRQMGYEGRMLIHPSQIEPSHKLYMPSADDVVWATGVVKVFEEEGLAKGAAAVSFNGKMVDTPVYDNARQILATMKEISELEAMRKK
- a CDS encoding succinate--CoA ligase subunit alpha, which produces MAILLTKTTKVVVQGITGREGSMRARFMKNMGTNVVAGVTPGRGGEEVDGIPVYNTVKDAVKNHGLFDVSVTFIPGTGLKDAVFEALDSDIKWIVMPVERVPLYDILEMVAYGKQKGAMLLGPGSIGVNSPGVGALGWLGGSVEFATQHFVPGHVGVISRSGGQSGTLPYVIHQAGFGVSTVIHVGTEPVTGMSFADVLPLFQEDPDTDAMAIFGEMGGHHEEEAAELVRSGKFTKPIIIYVSGAWAPAGMKFSHASAIVERGSGSTQDKITRLKEAGIIVVDNPNEIPQRLKELKQQGKLR
- a CDS encoding acetate--CoA ligase family protein, translated to MARLHEYQGKALFKKAGMPIPQGDVAKTPEEAASIAEKIGKPVVVKVQIWTGGRGKAGGVKFADTPAEAKKVAAALLGATIKGLYVESVLVEEKLAIDREYYAGIIVNASADARCPVVMFSTEGGMDIEAVPHDKIALMNVDVIRGFRIYDALNLANKLNVPSAHIAQVAKLMVGLYETFRNYGARLIEINPMVVTKAGKVLASDCRISIDDSSVIRHPELGIDVAREASTPPTELDRIAWWVEENDLRGTCYFAEMNNEIKDKEVVGTIGYHGMGGGGAMLGVDGLNRQGLKVADFADTSGNPPASKVYRAAKLVFSLPGIDGYMLGGFMAANQEQWHHAHGVVKALREELPKRPGFPVILLLAGNKEKESLEILREGTKDLKARIRIYGGERVYDTVGLAAEMKEMVLEYKKEQKG
- the coaE gene encoding dephospho-CoA kinase (Dephospho-CoA kinase (CoaE) performs the final step in coenzyme A biosynthesis.), which gives rise to MLNVGLTGGIASGKSTVARILVEKGALLIDLDELAHEVEAPEGEVWEKIVHHFGEGVLSAERTIDRKKLGAIVFANPSQLLLLNELVHPAVFEAWQRRLRELRQASPEAIVLSAIPLLIESGMVELVDLVLLVYLPPEKQIARLIRRNGYSLQEAKERIASQMAIEEKMRHADIIINNEGSEEETARELIDIWEELKKREKEVR